GGGAATCAGCGCCTGCACCCGGTTGCGTTCAGGCATGGGCCGGCCTCGCTGCCGGAAATAAGCCTCAATTTGCGCCAGTAGCTCCGATTGCAGGCGTAGTGGGCGACTCATACAGCTGGCCAATGCCTCGCGTGTGCGATCATCATGCGTAGGGCCCAGTCCCCCACAGATGATTACCACCGCCGCTTCTGCCCGCGCCCGGCGTAGCGCCTGACAGATCGCCTCGGGATGATCGCCAACAACCTCGATCCGCTCCACCGTAATTCCCCGAGCCGTCAGTTCGGCCCCCAGCCATGCGGCATTGGTGTTGATCGTCACGCCGGTAAGCAACTCATCGCCAATGGTCAGCAGAACGGCCTTCATCATACATGGTGTGCCTTTGACCACCCGTACGGATCGGCCTGCCAGTCCTCCAGCACAGCGGCCGCGCGCGCATCGAGCAACCCATGCTCGCGAGCCACTTCTACCAGGACAGACAGGTTCGTCAGCGTATGCAACGGAATTTCAGCCTGGGCGAACCGCTGCTCCGCTTCAGGAAATCCATAGGTAAAAATAGCCAGGACAGCCTCCACGCGGGCATCAGCCGCCCTCAAAGCTTCGGCAGCGGCCAGCGACGAGCGGCCCGTGGAAATCAGGTCTTCAATCAGCACCACCCGTTGTCCCGGCTCCAGTCGTCCTTCGAGCTGTCGCTTCTGCCCATGTGCCTTGGGCTGGGCACGAACGTACACCATGGGAAGCTCCAGCCGATCGGCCAGCCAGGCCGCATGTGGGATACCAGCTGTAGCCGTTCCGGCAATCACCTCAGGCGCCAGTTCCCAGAACTCAATGATCTGACAGAAGCCTTCGGTAATGGTACGCCGGAGGTGGGGATAACTGATCAGCAGGCGATTGTCACAGTAAATAGGGGCCCGCAGGCCAGAAGCCCACGTGAACGGTTGTTTCGGCGCAAAGGAAACCGCCCCAATGGTCAGCAGTGCGGTAGCGACCTGTCGTGCCCGTGCTTCTTCAGGCGTCATGACGATACAGAGCGGTTCGGCTCCACATGCCCTGCACATACCAGAGGCCTGTCAGCACCGTAAAGGTGACGAGTCCTAACAGCAAGAAAAACGGTATCGGTCCCTCCAGGATCTGTGCGGCATACGTTCCTGTTGTTCCGGGCAATCGGCGCAACACCAGCAGTAGCAGCATGCCGATCAGAAAAACAAGCTGTACGGTCGTTTTGGTCTTGGCCAGCGGAAGCGTGCGCAGGCTCTGACCGCGGGCTTCAGCCCAGGTACGCAGTCCGGTCACCAGCACGTCCCGCGCTGCAATGAGGCCCACGGCCCACCACGGTACTTGCTGCGGAAGCAAGATCGCCAGGCAACTGAACGTGCCCAGTACCAACACCTTATCGGCAAACGGATCCAGAAACTGCCCCAGCCGAGAGCGCGCGCGAAAGCTGCGGGCCAGCTTACCGTCCAGGTAATCCGAAATAGCCGCCGCCACAAAAAGCCCCAGCGCAGCCAGCTCTCCTGTAAAGGTTTCGCTGAGCAGCAATACCAGCAAAACTGGGGTAAGCGCGATACGCGCAATGGTCAATGCATTGGGCAGATGTTGCATGATCGACGCCTGGCGTCCCGATGCTCTCAAAAGATAACAAACCGCCGCCTATAAAAGCAGCTCCTGCACGAACGTTTACTCGCCCAACAGGTTCGTCGGGTTGTGTCAAAAGCGTGAGATAGCTGACATTCTGACGCACTTTGCAACGCGGCACTGTTCTTGATCCAGGCTCGGCACAGCATCTGTGTGGTGCAAATTGTCGGACCTTATAAACCACAGTAGTGAACGATGGGCAAGATTATCGGCATCGACCTGGGCACGACGAACTCGGTGGTGGCTGTCATGGAAGGCGGCGAGCCCAAAGTCATTATCAATGCAGAAGGCTCGCGGATCACACCTTCGGTGGTAGCTTTTACGTCCGATGGTGAACGCCTCGTCGGCGCCCCGGCCAAACGCCAGGCCATTACCAATCCCAAGAACACCATCTTCTCCATCAAGCGCTTCATGGGGCGCTTCTATGACGAGGTGACCGAAGAGATCAAGATGGTGCCCTATAAGGTCGTCCGGGGTGACAACAATACAGTTCGCGTCGAGGTTGAGGTAGGCGGGGAAAAGCGTCTGTACACGCCGCAGGAAATCTCGGCCATGATCCTGCAGAAGCTGAAACAGACGGCCGAGGAATACCTGGGGGAGCCGGTTACGGAAGCGGTTATCACGGTGCCGGCCTATTTCAACGACGCACAGCGTAAGGCAACAAAGGAGGCCGGGGAAATTGCTGGGTTGAAGGTGCGTCGTATCCTCAACGAGCCCACCGCAGCGGCGCTGGCTTATGGCCTGGACAAGAAAGAGAAAGAGCTCAAGGTGGCTGTCTACGACCTTGGAGGCGGTACGTACGACATTTCGATTCTGGAGCTGGGCGATGGCGTCTTTGAAGTAAAGGCTACAAGTGGGGATACGCATCTGGGTGGCGACAACTTCGACCAGCGGCTCATTGACTACATCGCTGACGAATTCCAGAAGCAGGAGGGCATCGACTTGCGGAAGGATCCCATGGCGCTGCAGCGGCTTAAGGAAGCGGCCGAAAAGGCCAAGATTGAGCTGTCCAGCGCCATGAAAACCACCGTGAACCTGCCGTTCATCACGGCGACAGCCGAAGGGCCCAAGCACCTGGTTATGGAGATCACGCGCGCCAAATTTGAACAATTGATTGAAGACCTCGTGGCGCGCACGATTCCGCCCATGGAGCAGGCCCTCAAGGAAGCCAAGCTTCGCAAGGAAGACATTGACGAGATCATCCTCGTCGGTGGTTCCACGCGGGTTCCACTGGTGCAGCGGACGGTTGAAGAGTTCTTCGGCAAGAAGGCCAACAAGTCGGTCAATCCCGACGAGGTGGTGGCTATCGGAGCGGCCATCCAGGCCGGTGTCCTTTCGGGTGAGGTGCAGGATGTGCTCCTGCTGGACGTGACGCCGCTCAACCTGGGAATTGAGACGCTCGGCGGTGTGATGACCGTGCTCATTCCGGCCAACACAACAATTCCAACGCGCAAGAGCGAGATCTTCACAACGGCGTCGGACAACCAGAGTTCGGTCGAAATTCACGTCCTGCAGGGCAACCGAGAAATG
Above is a window of Rhodothermus sp. DNA encoding:
- the pgsA gene encoding CDP-diacylglycerol--glycerol-3-phosphate 3-phosphatidyltransferase; translation: MQHLPNALTIARIALTPVLLVLLLSETFTGELAALGLFVAAAISDYLDGKLARSFRARSRLGQFLDPFADKVLVLGTFSCLAILLPQQVPWWAVGLIAARDVLVTGLRTWAEARGQSLRTLPLAKTKTTVQLVFLIGMLLLLVLRRLPGTTGTYAAQILEGPIPFFLLLGLVTFTVLTGLWYVQGMWSRTALYRHDA
- the pyrE gene encoding orotate phosphoribosyltransferase, with protein sequence MTPEEARARQVATALLTIGAVSFAPKQPFTWASGLRAPIYCDNRLLISYPHLRRTITEGFCQIIEFWELAPEVIAGTATAGIPHAAWLADRLELPMVYVRAQPKAHGQKRQLEGRLEPGQRVVLIEDLISTGRSSLAAAEALRAADARVEAVLAIFTYGFPEAEQRFAQAEIPLHTLTNLSVLVEVAREHGLLDARAAAVLEDWQADPYGWSKAHHV
- the dnaK gene encoding molecular chaperone DnaK, whose product is MGKIIGIDLGTTNSVVAVMEGGEPKVIINAEGSRITPSVVAFTSDGERLVGAPAKRQAITNPKNTIFSIKRFMGRFYDEVTEEIKMVPYKVVRGDNNTVRVEVEVGGEKRLYTPQEISAMILQKLKQTAEEYLGEPVTEAVITVPAYFNDAQRKATKEAGEIAGLKVRRILNEPTAAALAYGLDKKEKELKVAVYDLGGGTYDISILELGDGVFEVKATSGDTHLGGDNFDQRLIDYIADEFQKQEGIDLRKDPMALQRLKEAAEKAKIELSSAMKTTVNLPFITATAEGPKHLVMEITRAKFEQLIEDLVARTIPPMEQALKEAKLRKEDIDEIILVGGSTRVPLVQRTVEEFFGKKANKSVNPDEVVAIGAAIQAGVLSGEVQDVLLLDVTPLNLGIETLGGVMTVLIPANTTIPTRKSEIFTTASDNQSSVEIHVLQGNREMAADNRSLGRFILDGIPPAPRGVPQIEVTFDIDANGILNVSARDKATGKEQSIRIEASSGLTPEEIERMREEARRHAAEDRKRREQVEKLNQADSLIYMTEKNLREYGDKLPAEKRAKIESALERLKEVHKARNFDELDSAIAQLNQAWNEASQELYQAQQAAGAQTADGASAQAGSGGVREADYEVIDEDDKDKQ